The genome window ATTTAAAcacaaaaacaatgaaaaaatcgattaaaaaaaaaaaaaaaaaagttggtgtCTTTGAACCCAGCTTACAGTGGATAAACAAGGCTAACCACAGGCCTgcaggaaagaaaaaaatacccCATAAATCAAAttagtgaagaaaaaaaagatcaaaactTTGCAACTGGGTTTGCAAAATTTGGTAAAGTGACAGAGTGAGAGTGTGGGTGTACCCAGCAAGAACGTCGAAGTTCCTGAGAAGCACTTTGAGGAAGCTGCCAGCGCCAGATCCCATTTCCCGATTTCCCAATGCAAATCTACCACTCTCTGAACTGAAACCGTATGAGCTTCGGGTAAAAGTGCTTCTGGAATAAGCTAGGGTTTTTTGTCAGCTTGTGTGTGAAGCGTCGGTAGAAGGAGAGAAAATAGGAGGGGACAGGTGCTTCCAACAATTTCAGTACCACCAAAGAATACGCGGAGcggcaaaagcaaaagcaaaagcaaaaggtCTGGTGCGTTTGATATAAATTATTGACTGGTCTCATGGGAGTTACTGTGGTCCGTTTTATTCAAAGAACAAAGATTGAGTCAAAGAATAGACTTTTGAGTCGTAGTAGGTTGAGTTAGGGAGATTTAAAGTGGATCGTAGAAAAACTACTCTGACCCCTTTCGAAAATTTTAGGGTTaatctctgtttactaccctaaaatttcgtggttttcaacatttgatacatgaaatttttttcatctcagagtcatacctgaAGTCTTAATTTTGGGGCAGTTTCATACttccgttaagttttccgttagaatttatgttaactgatgatgtggggTTCATGTGGACAATAATTGAGCACCACGTGTCAATATGGACCcactttaatattaaaaaaattaaaaaacaaatacaaaaaaaaaagccaaccTGTCCCCTCACCCCCGCACCCACCTTCTCTCTTCTGCAAATCCCAGCACCTCTcgatttctttctctctctctctctctcactacccTCATTCTCTTCCTCCGCCTTATTCGCCGTGAAAAGAAGACGACGAGAAAGAAAACCACCCGCCCCCCCTCTTCCCCGAtcccttccttttctctttcccGATCTCTCCCACACCTCCCtcttcacctctctctctccaagcACATCTGAGCTTCTCTATGTCCATGTAGGTGTCGAAGATGTCGTCATTGGAGCTGCCCAACTCTTTGTAGCCGCAGGACGGGCCGTCGAACGGGTCCTGGAGCAAATCCAGGTCGTCAGGGATTTGGAAATGGCCTTGGACTGGGTTCGACGGTGGTAGGAGCCCTGGAACGTGGTGCTCGGAGTCGTGTCTGGAAACGGCGGGCGCCATGCATGGGTGGTGAGAGTCCTGAGAGCTGGAGCTCGGATCCGGTTTCGGGTTGGCCGGATCTTGCATTTTGTCGAGTCTGGCGCTTagagctctctttctctcttttctacTCTCTTTTCTTGCGACCGTACTAGATGTGTTGACAGTGAGTGTTCTTCACTCAAGATCTAGATGGTCAGGGTTAGGGTGTGGCTTGGAGGCTTTGTCGCCGGAGGTCGAAGCTCTCGATTCGGAGGACATGGAGAACCAGAAAGGTTAGGGAATCGCAGTGAGAGATTGATTTGCTTGGTTTCTGTTGGGTTTTGTAGGGTGTGGGTTCAGAGAGATTGGTGGCGGTGGTGGGGTTTGCTGGATGTTTCTCGTCGTCTTCTTTTCACggctgatgagtagattttatattatatattttaccttaatcttagtatattttggttaatattttggaagaattttgatactttgaattgtattttcaatataggactttcaacTTCCTCTGGAgaaaaacaggaccaaatggacgaattttggagtaattccagttggaggacgttcgtgagtcacttagcttgatcgtatcaaaatttgggattttcccaccaagcggttattttctggcgatgaaataaagaagcagtgcgcagtgctggaaaatgacgtttttgggcttaaattgcgtttttggagcccaaatgacctcggatgggtttgtggccttctggaaaagtgttcagaatattccaagcATTAAATCTAGCTATATTGGGctagttttggagcagcttatgggtcaaaacgtggctgttcagattttagacgaattttatcatttaatttagggttatgtttcctaggGTTTTTGGGGATGGCTGGGAAAAATATATTGCttagccgtctacagttttagactacgttttattttatgcaatattggagacagagagaagtgctagggttttgaagattttctacttgaaggtgttttcaatccttttcttaatagatatttctatgatttcaattatgaatatgcggaactaatttcttttgctagggcgaagccttgagccttagcatgaatatgtgatttttatttaattgcttatgattgattgcatgcgtactttgaattgttaatcaccgggataaaaactatctaattgttttaatgcctgatcaccattaggatttttagaaaagtaatttgatgcaattttggtcggaaggttccctgaaattgacgctggcttcttgtgattaataattgtaatttcacttaggatgaatatcacgtcttaaggattgcatggtttttcaaaggattttcataaagcataatgagtctttcatgttcagatttgatccgaacgtccggacgggttacatgttagatatacgttctatgttggaggttccaagtagaatatgaattaggaaaatctaaccttcaaagtagcATGTATGGATCATAAGTAatgggtaaaaattcataggattgctaggtgatggtggaaccctagtgctttcttaatttgattttctcataactgttttcttttctctagtcctaatattgcagattgtttattttaattcattaaattcgtttttattttaattaggttataaaatcaatcacttcaatttctactttacaataattaaatgaaatctgattagttcgaattatttaataatccctgtggagatgaccttgcgaaatccgtttatactacaataaccttgtgattcttgcaagtaaaatatgagatttaagcccgttcacatgagtagtaaaaattcCTATCAACGGCGAATAAGGCGGAGGAAGAAAGTGAGtgtagtgagagagagagagaaagaaatcgAGAGGTGCTGGGATTTGGGTGGGGTGGGATTTGGGTGAGGTGCTGGGATTTGCAGAAGAGAGAATGGTGCGGGGGTGAGGGACAAATTGGGCTTTTTATtcattatttttgtgtttttgtatttttttaattttttaattttaaaatgggTCCATATTGACACGTGACGTTCAATTATTGTCCACGTGAGCACCACGTCATCAATTAACAGAAATtctaacggaaaacttaacatatgtatgaaactgtcctaaaattaagacttgaggtatgactctgggatgaaaaaaacttcatataccaaatgttgaaaaccacgaaatttTAGAGTAGTAAACAAAGATtaacccaaaattttattatGCTCCAGTCTATGTAATGCACGacaaatgaagttttgaatgtCAATTAAAAATACACCAAATCGAGTTTCAACAACTATGGAAGTTAAATTAGAGGATTTTCTAGTATGCTTAGTTTATAatattttgagatttttgttcAAATATACACTGACAAAGATCTAATGGTCAAAAGTCTTAAAATATAGAACACCCCGAAACATAATAAAGTTTTCATACAAAATGGACATGGTCGCTTTTTCTTCATACATTAAGAAATATACAAACTACAAAATATAGGGCATTGTCAATTAAACCTAACAAAAGGTGAAGCATTGCACATAAATCATTTCAATTACAAGGTTCACATTATACTATGGTCGTTTTCCCGGCTTTGTCGAAACCCTTTGCCTGCGGTTGGTTTCTCACCGAGAAGTTGGGACGGCCAAGAGTCCACCGAGGTTGGATACCTAGCATGCGGTTTGCTCACATGTGAGGTGGTGTTAGATGTGAGGTGGGCGACATCCGGCTGTGGATAACCTTGGAGATCAGGGCCGACGGGCATGACAAAGACAGCAGGTGGTTGCTGCAAGCCGGGTTCTTGAGTGGGAAATCCGATGCAATTTCCGGTAAAATGGGAGGCAACTTCTGGTCTCAATTCTGTGCAAGGTGGTGCATTTAGATCCGGTTTAGACTGTGCCACCCTCTCTTGTATCTCACTTTGCAATTTCTCGATCTGAGTTTCTAAGGCAGAATTATCGTCTCTCAGCTCATTCTTCTCAAGGGTCATCTGTTCAATTATTGAAGAACTCGTGAGAACATGATTGATTAAGACAATGCACTACTACTATACGAGTTTTTCTCCATTCTAACAAAACACTGATGGACGAGGAATGATCCAAAGAGACCAATAGGGAATTAGCTAAGATAACTACAAGTACACATATAATGTGTATATGTTCTATAAACATGAAAAGTAGCAAAATAAAAAGACGTCGAATGCCTTACATAATTTGATTCAGACAACAGGGATGCATTTTCCTTCTGTAAGCATTTAATCTGACCAAACAAGTCCTTCAACAGTCGAGTAGCTTCACTTAGTATAGAGGCCTTTCCACTGTTCTGCTGATTCAGTTCTGCACAAGAGCTATCTCAAATTAAGAACGACCCACCATCATATCAAAAATGATTACACCAAATAATGAAGCTACAAATCAATGTAAGATGAACTGCagtcaaaaacaaaattatagtGAAGTTCTAGTAGATAAAACGAACTTACCAAGAGCATCAGCCAGCTCAAAAAAATGCTCGTTAAAATGCTCAcgcttctttctctccctct of Malus sylvestris chromosome 6, drMalSylv7.2, whole genome shotgun sequence contains these proteins:
- the LOC126626104 gene encoding transcription factor bHLH47-like, translated to MGSQDPVPEAGKGNVATEASVRGACPGIKKQGKIPKRIHKAERERKKREHFNEHFFELADALELNQQNSGKASILSEATRLLKDLFGQIKCLQKENASLLSESNYMTLEKNELRDDNSALETQIEKLQSEIQERVAQSKPDLNAPPCTELRPEVASHFTGNCIGFPTQEPGLQQPPAVFVMPVGPDLQGYPQPDVAHLTSNTTSHVSKPHARYPTSVDSWPSQLLGEKPTAGKGFRQSRENDHSIM